In Silene latifolia isolate original U9 population chromosome 3, ASM4854445v1, whole genome shotgun sequence, a single window of DNA contains:
- the LOC141649942 gene encoding disease resistance protein RGA2-like, protein MGGIIIALSVANTLLTALNHPLLKEAFLSLAYGNRLKKLKGTVTTVKSLLLDAANKGDELSEVDLDYIDKLKDAVYDADDLFDKLVTLANRKQLLDDDDNIFDKVRQLLPSVKASLKVKKLRSRLKDIADDHVRFGLLNSIDTQPHRRLRIETFSYVAAPTVVGRDDDARKVITMLLDSTKHVNFLTIVGVGGVGKTTLAKLVFGDTRINSAFDLKLWVCVSDQDGASLDVQGILVKILDVLGCKSDYSNSSIESLHVEYLRNVETKRLLLVLDDIWSESIIELNRLKELLMIDEGRSRIVATTRSMKMARIVGGGIHKLQGLSDDNSRKLFEMVAFGGSGSKPVNFVDIAKKIVKICFNVPLVIKVVGSLLYGQPIGIWQTFLTSRFAKFAKEENEIMSILKFSYDHLEPSLKSCFAYCAIFPKDYVISKKDLMELWEAQGYIVPFGRGQSIENAGEEHFSVLLQRCFFQDVKEDVYGDVVSFKIHDLMHDLAQRVSGNEICVITSNMDDLEYSVRHLSVRGSSTYFNSNCERKIRSHLVLQPKTDANIRVEDELLTFEIPKNWECLRALALQTKNVTRLPDTIGDLLHLRYLNLSRSGITKLPDSIVKLHNLQTLNMNHCKFLDEWPKEFSKLVNLTHLHINSCPKLSYMPVGMSKLSSITTLNKFMVKDESASGTQCVGQLKDLKAVALNLKGGIHIHIEGNFKSTQGYDWEGSCLEGAKHLDEVMISFSYFSLIKQKWGNDEEVVMEKLKPHPNLKGLHLSSYAGKKITRWGRAVQDNWATFLPNLVNIKLMHCHYLQELPMLSKLRHLKYLLLMALDSLEYIEEDVTSTSSSSVSVDDTIFFPYLETLHIMGLEKLKGWWKSSDYNNNITCELAFPKLSKLLIEGCPSVTNPSTNRYKIVTDDGFPGMVFGLGYSSSRDDYFVIGGNAVNTGYRLYSVKHNLWESVHYPSLFGPLTGVGLYETDALYWDVCDIPGSLIEFDLNTQVFYKISAGSANKRKRGQ, encoded by the exons ATGGGAGGCATCATAATAGCACTAAGTGTTGCAAATACACTCCTCACGGCACTCAACCATCCACTCCTCAAAGAGGCCTTCTTGAGTTTAGCCTATGGCAATAGACTCAAGAAACTGAAGGGAACTGTTACTACTGTCAAGAGCTTGCTTCTTGACGCGGCCAACAAAGGGGATGAGCTCTCTGAAGTTGATCTCGACTATATAGACAAACTCAAGGATGCTGTTTACGATGCTGACGATTTGTTTGACAAGTTAGTCACTCTGGCTAACCGCAAGCAGCTCTTGGACGACGACGATAACATTTTTGACAAGGTACGTCAGTTACTTCCGTCTGTAAAAGCGTCTCTAAAGGTTAAAAAATTAAGATCAAGGTTGAAAGATATAGCTGATGATCACGTTAGATTTGGGCTGCTTAATAGTATCGACACCCAACCTCATAGAAGGCTTAGGATAGAAACCTTCTCTTATGTAGCTGCACCTACCGTTGTTGGGAGAGATGATGATGCTAGGAAAGTTATAACTATGTTGCTAGATTCAACAAAGCATGTTAATTTCCTTACTATAGTAGGGGTCGGAGGCGTGGGTAAAACCACTCTTGCTAAACTTGTGTTTGGTGATACGAGGATTAATTCTGCATTCGACTTGAAATTGTGGGTTTGTGTGTCTGATCAAGATGGAGCTTCACTAGATGTGCAAGGTATTCTTGTAAAGATACTAGATGTATTGGGATGCAAGTCTGATTATTCTAATTCATCAATTGAATCTCTACATGTTGAATATCTACGTAATGTGGAAACGAAAAGGTTGTTACTTGTTTTAGATGATATATGGAGTGAAAGCATCATAGAACTAAATAGATTAAAAGAACTCTTGATGATCGATGAGGGAAGGAGTAGGATCGTAGCCACTACACGATCAATGAAGATGGCTAGAATTGTAGGGGGTGGTATTCATAAGTTGCAAGGGCTTTCCGATGATAATTCCCGGAAATTATTTGAGATGGTAGCCTTTGGTGGTAGTGGATCAAAACCAGTTAATTTTGTTGACATTGCCAAAAAAATAGTTAAGATATGTTTTAATGTTCCTCTAGTTATAAAGGTGGTAGGTAGTCTCCTATATGGACAACCCATAGGTATATGGCAAACATTTTTAACGAGCAGGTTCGCTAAATTTGCCAAGGAAGAGAATGAAATTATGTCTATCTTGAAGTTTAGTTATGATCATCTCGAACCCTCGTTGAAAAGTTGTTTTGCTTATTGTGCAATATTTCCTAAGGATTACGTTATTAGCAAAAAAGATTTAATGGAGCTTTGGGAAGCACAAGGATACATTGTGCCATTTGGGAGAGGTCAGAGTATCGAAAATGCAGGGGAAGAACACTTTTCAGTTTTGTTGCAAAGATGTTTTTTCCAAGACGTTAAGGAGGATGTGTATGGTGATGTCGTGTCATTTAAAATACATGACCTTATGCACGATCTTGCTCAACGTGTATCAGGGAACGAGATTTGTGTGATAACCTCTAATATGGATGACTTGGAATATAGTGTTCGCCACCTATCTGTCCGCGGCTCATCAACTTATTTTAACTCTAACTGTGAGAGAAAGATCCGTTCACATCTAGTTTTGCAACCTAAAACTGATGCAAATATTCGAGTTGAAGATGAACTGCTTACGTTTGAAATTCCGAAGAATTGGGAATGCTTAAGGGCACTGGCCTTACAAACCAAAAATGTTACAAGGTTACCTGATACAATTGGTGATTTGTTACACTTGCGATATCTCAATCTTTCCCGCAGTGGTATAACAAAACTCCCGGACTCCATTGTAAAGTTGCATAATTTGCAGACACTGAATATGAATCATTGCAAATTCTTGGATGAATGGCCAAAAGAATTCAGCAAATTGGTGAATTTAACACACTTGCATATAAACTCTTGCCCAAAGTTGAGTTACATGCCAGTTGGTATGAGTAAGTTGAGCAGCATCACCACGCTGAATAAGTTTATGGTTAAAGATGAGAGTGCAAGCGGGACACAATGCGTTGGACAACTTAAAGATCTGAAAGCCGTTGCCCTAAACCTCAAGGGTGGCATACACATCCACATTGAAGGAAATTTCAAGAGTACGCAAGGATACGACTGGGAAGGGAGTTGTTTAGAGGGAGCCAAACATCTCGATGAAGTGATGATAAGCTTTTCTTATTTTAGTCTTATTAAGCAGAAATGGGGCAACGACGAGGAGGTTGTTATGGAGAAACTGAAGCCGCACCCTAATCTCAAGGGGTTACATTTGAGTTCCTATGCCGGTAAGAAAATAACAAGATGGGGAAGGGCGGTCCAAGATAATTGGGCTACATTTCTCCCGAATCTAGTAAATATCAAGCTAATGCACTGCCATTACCTGCAAGAACTACCAATGTTGAGCAAACTACGGCATCTTAAATATCTTCTTCTCATGGCGTTGGACAGTTTGGAGTACATAGAAGAAGATGTGACGAGTACTAGTAGTAGCTCGGTATCAGTGGACGACACCATATTCTTCCCCTACCTTGAAACTCTTCACATTATGGGACTTGAGAAGTTAAAAGGATGGTGGAAATCAAGTGATTACAACAACAATATCACTTGCGAACTCGCCTTCCCTAAACTTTCTAAGCTGCTCATCGAGGGTTGCCCtagtgtcacg AATCCGTCAACTAACCGTTACAAAATTGTTACAGATGATGGTTTTCCTGGTATGGTTTTTGGGTTAGGCTATTCTTCGTCGAGGGATGATTATTTTGTCATAGGTGGTAATGCTGTCAATACTGGTTACAGATTGTATTCTGTTAAACATAATCTCTGGGAGAGTGTTCATTACCCGAGTCTGTTTGGTCCGCTAACTGGTGTAGGTCTGTACGAGACTGATGCTTTATATTGGGATGTATGTGATATTCCTGGTAGTCTTATTGAGTTCGATTTGAATACACAAGTTTTCTACAAAATCAGTGCTGGTAGTGCAAATAAAAGAAAAAGAGGTCAATAG